One genomic window of Motacilla alba alba isolate MOTALB_02 chromosome 1, Motacilla_alba_V1.0_pri, whole genome shotgun sequence includes the following:
- the LOC119708837 gene encoding cytochrome c oxidase copper chaperone: MSSVAAASCDGKGAGEAREEKKPLKPCCACPETKKARDACIIEKGEENCGHLIEAHKECMRALGFKI, translated from the exons ATGTCCTCGGTGGCCGCCGCCAGCTGCGACGGCAAGGGCGCGGGGGAGGCGCGGGAGGAGAAGAAGCCGCTGAAGCCCTGCTGCGCCTGCCCCGAGACCAAGAAGGCGCGGGACGCCTG cattattgagaagggagaagaaaattgTGGGCACCTAATTGAAGCTCACAAAGAGTGTATGAGAGCCCTGGGTTTCAAGATATGA